The following are from one region of the Nocardioides marmotae genome:
- a CDS encoding CPBP family intramembrane glutamic endopeptidase: MTVPVQLPPPPVVDDGLTYERLHRLGRPGWWRPVVGVVALVVLVLLLQTVATVVVAVYLLLSGVGVDAALDRLSGDPVTPSFLALVNVGWALAIPAVWLVAYTLHRLRPGTVSSVGLRLRWGWFLACFGVAFVALFLTLVVSALLPSQGAGTEVSTDLNEFTRTTRDFALIVLLLTPLQAAGEEYAFRGYLTQAFGGLVRWRWVAVVVPAFIFALAHGLGQDLPIFFDRFAFGLVAGTLVILTGGLEAGIAMHVLNNWLAFGIALAFGDMTSALNPTGGTWWSLPVTLTQSLSFLGLTLLVARAMGVRTTTDRPVLQRRNTRV, translated from the coding sequence ATGACCGTGCCGGTGCAGCTGCCCCCGCCGCCCGTCGTCGACGACGGGCTCACCTACGAGCGGCTGCACCGGCTCGGACGCCCCGGCTGGTGGCGCCCCGTCGTCGGCGTGGTCGCGCTGGTCGTCCTGGTGCTCCTGCTCCAGACGGTCGCCACGGTCGTCGTGGCGGTCTACCTGCTCCTCAGCGGGGTCGGGGTCGACGCCGCGCTCGACCGGCTCTCCGGCGACCCCGTCACGCCGTCGTTCCTGGCCCTGGTCAACGTGGGCTGGGCGCTGGCGATCCCGGCCGTCTGGCTGGTCGCCTACACGCTGCACCGGCTCCGGCCGGGCACGGTGTCCTCGGTGGGCCTGCGGCTGCGCTGGGGCTGGTTCCTGGCCTGCTTCGGGGTGGCGTTCGTCGCCCTCTTCCTCACCCTGGTCGTCTCCGCGCTGCTGCCCTCGCAGGGCGCCGGCACCGAGGTCTCCACCGACCTCAACGAGTTCACCCGGACCACGCGTGACTTCGCCCTCATCGTGCTCCTGCTCACCCCCCTGCAGGCGGCGGGGGAGGAGTACGCCTTCCGCGGCTACCTCACCCAGGCCTTCGGCGGTCTCGTGCGTTGGCGCTGGGTCGCCGTCGTCGTGCCGGCGTTCATCTTCGCCCTGGCCCACGGCCTGGGGCAGGACCTGCCGATCTTCTTCGACCGGTTCGCCTTCGGCCTGGTCGCCGGGACGCTGGTGATCCTCACCGGCGGCCTCGAGGCGGGGATCGCGATGCACGTGCTGAACAACTGGTTGGCCTTCGGGATCGCGCTCGCCTTCGGCGACATGACCTCCGCGCTCAACCCCACGGGCGGCACCTGGTGGAGCCTGCCGGTGACCCTCACCCAGTCCCTGTCGTTCCTCGGCCTGACCCTTCTGGTGGCCCGCGCGATGGGGGTGCGGACCACCACGGATCGGCCCGTTTTGCAGCGCCGAAACACTCGCGTGTAA
- a CDS encoding lysine N(6)-hydroxylase/L-ornithine N(5)-oxygenase family protein → MSAPDDHTHEGRVHDVVGIGLGPFNLGLACLADPVEDLDCVFLEARDHLAWHPGMLLDDATLQVPFLADLVTMADPTSRWSFLSYLKETGNLYPFYIRESFYPLRREYDDYCRWAADRLGSVRFGQAVTSVEHDGETYVVTTARGETFRGRAVVLGTGTQPRVLPCVRDAGGPAIHTADYLAHKRALQALPRITIVGSGQSAAEVYHDLLTESPDHDYELVWLTRSPRFFPMEYTKLTLEMTSPEYTSYFQGLPGETRERLLREQRSLYKGISGDLVDAISDLHYRLRVQGAGPRTTLLTNTTVVDAAWDGTAYTLGLHHDETGEDYAVRTEGLVLATGYAAQVPEFLDPVRDRLNLDDQGRYVASATYAVDRAGTEVFVQNAEEHTHGFVAPDLGMGAFRNSVIIAALTGREVYPVEKRIAVQSFGVPDHLRVAP, encoded by the coding sequence ATGAGCGCGCCCGACGACCACACCCACGAGGGCCGCGTCCACGACGTCGTCGGCATCGGGCTCGGGCCGTTCAACCTCGGGCTCGCCTGCCTCGCCGACCCGGTCGAGGACCTCGACTGCGTCTTCCTCGAGGCCCGCGACCACCTCGCCTGGCACCCCGGGATGCTGCTCGACGACGCCACGCTGCAGGTGCCGTTCCTCGCCGACCTGGTGACGATGGCCGACCCGACCTCGCGCTGGTCGTTCCTCAGCTACCTCAAGGAGACCGGCAACCTCTACCCCTTCTACATCCGCGAGTCCTTCTACCCGCTGCGCCGCGAGTACGACGACTACTGCCGCTGGGCCGCCGATCGGCTCGGCTCGGTGCGGTTCGGGCAGGCGGTCACCTCCGTGGAGCACGACGGGGAGACGTACGTCGTCACCACCGCCCGCGGGGAGACCTTCCGCGGCCGCGCGGTCGTGCTCGGCACCGGCACGCAGCCGCGGGTGCTCCCCTGCGTCCGCGACGCCGGCGGGCCGGCGATCCACACCGCCGACTACCTCGCGCACAAGCGCGCGCTCCAGGCGCTGCCGCGGATCACGATCGTCGGCAGCGGCCAGAGTGCGGCGGAGGTCTACCACGACCTGCTCACCGAGAGCCCCGACCACGACTACGAGCTGGTCTGGCTCACGCGCAGCCCGCGGTTCTTCCCGATGGAGTACACCAAGCTCACCTTGGAGATGACCTCCCCGGAGTACACCTCCTACTTCCAGGGCCTGCCCGGCGAGACCCGCGAGCGGTTGCTGCGCGAGCAGCGCTCGCTCTACAAGGGGATCAGCGGCGACCTGGTCGACGCGATCTCGGACCTGCACTACCGGCTGCGCGTGCAGGGCGCCGGGCCGCGCACGACGCTGCTCACGAACACCACGGTGGTCGACGCGGCCTGGGACGGCACGGCCTACACCCTCGGCCTGCACCACGACGAGACCGGTGAGGACTACGCGGTGCGCACCGAGGGACTGGTGCTGGCCACCGGCTACGCCGCGCAGGTGCCGGAGTTCCTCGACCCCGTGCGCGACCGGTTGAACCTCGACGACCAGGGCCGGTACGTCGCGTCGGCGACGTACGCCGTGGACCGGGCCGGCACCGAGGTCTTCGTGCAGAACGCCGAGGAGCACACCCACGGCTTCGTCGCCCCCGACCTCGGCATGGGCGCCTTCCGCAACTCCGTGATCATCGCGGCGCTCACCGGACGCGAGGTCTACCCGGTCGAGAAGCGGATCGCCGTGCAGTCCTTCGGCGTCCCCGACCACCTGCGGGTCGCCCCGTGA
- a CDS encoding alpha/beta fold hydrolase, with product MSTADPLARHAVTVRGPAGATPLVFAHGFGCDQSMWRLVAPGFADRYRVVTFDFAGAGGSDPGAYDELRHSRLDGYAADLLDVVRGLDLHDVVVVGHSVAAIIGALATIAEPERFAGLVMVGPSPRYLDDDGYTGGFSREDIDDLLGALASNFLGWSATMAPAIVGNPDRPELGHELTESFCRMDPAVARRFAQATFLADNRADLPLVPVPALVLQCREDIIAPLAVGAYVAEQVPDATLVVLDATGHCPQLSAPEQSTAAIRAWLDDRVAA from the coding sequence ATGTCGACCGCGGACCCCCTGGCGCGCCACGCCGTGACCGTCCGCGGCCCCGCCGGGGCCACCCCGCTCGTCTTCGCCCACGGCTTCGGCTGCGACCAGAGCATGTGGCGCCTGGTCGCACCGGGCTTCGCCGACCGCTACCGCGTGGTGACCTTCGACTTCGCCGGCGCCGGCGGCAGCGACCCCGGCGCCTACGACGAGCTGCGGCACAGCCGCCTCGACGGCTACGCCGCCGACCTGCTCGACGTCGTCCGGGGGCTCGACCTGCACGACGTCGTGGTGGTCGGCCACTCGGTCGCCGCGATCATCGGGGCGCTGGCCACGATCGCGGAGCCCGAGCGGTTCGCGGGGCTGGTGATGGTCGGGCCCTCGCCGCGCTACCTCGACGACGACGGCTACACCGGCGGCTTCAGCCGCGAGGACATCGACGACCTGCTCGGGGCGCTGGCCTCGAACTTCCTCGGCTGGTCGGCGACGATGGCGCCGGCCATCGTCGGCAACCCCGACCGGCCCGAGCTCGGCCACGAGCTGACCGAGTCCTTCTGCCGGATGGACCCCGCCGTCGCGCGCCGGTTCGCCCAGGCGACCTTCCTCGCCGACAACCGCGCCGACCTGCCGCTCGTGCCGGTGCCCGCGCTCGTGCTGCAGTGCCGGGAGGACATCATCGCCCCTCTCGCGGTCGGGGCGTACGTCGCCGAGCAGGTGCCCGACGCGACTCTGGTGGTCCTCGACGCCACAGGCCACTGCCCGCAGCTGAGCGCCCCGGAGCAGTCGACCGCAGCCATCCGCGCGTGGCTCGACGACCGGGTCGCCGCCTGA
- a CDS encoding fumarylacetoacetate hydrolase family protein: protein MRIARFTTGEDPQYGVVTGDLDEFGQPDEDAVIVALAGDPLYVGVKLLDTEHQLSDVRLLAPVLPRSKVVGIGRNYAAHAAEMGNDVPSEPLMFLKPNTSVVGPGDPIFYPPQTQNLHFEGELAVVIGRICRDVPPEQATDVIHGYTIANDVTARDLQKGDVQFTRAKGFDSFCPLGPWIETDLDPQHFAEGVRVQTHLNGDLKQDGSTADLIFDIPTLVSYVSSVMTLLPGDVILTGTPEGVGPMEVGDEVEISIAGLGTLTNKVAQR from the coding sequence GTGCGCATCGCGAGATTCACCACCGGCGAAGACCCCCAGTACGGCGTCGTGACCGGCGACCTGGACGAGTTCGGACAGCCCGACGAGGACGCGGTGATCGTGGCGCTCGCCGGCGACCCGCTCTACGTCGGCGTCAAGCTCCTCGACACCGAGCACCAGCTCTCCGACGTCCGCCTGCTCGCGCCGGTCCTGCCGCGCAGCAAGGTCGTCGGCATCGGCCGCAACTACGCCGCCCACGCCGCCGAGATGGGCAACGACGTGCCGAGCGAGCCGTTGATGTTCCTCAAGCCCAACACCAGCGTGGTCGGCCCCGGCGACCCGATCTTCTACCCGCCGCAGACCCAGAACCTCCACTTCGAGGGCGAGCTCGCCGTCGTCATCGGCCGGATCTGCCGCGACGTCCCGCCGGAGCAGGCCACCGACGTCATCCACGGCTACACGATCGCCAACGACGTCACCGCACGCGACCTGCAGAAGGGCGACGTGCAGTTCACCCGGGCCAAGGGCTTCGACTCCTTCTGCCCGCTCGGGCCGTGGATCGAGACCGACCTGGATCCCCAGCACTTCGCCGAGGGGGTCCGGGTGCAGACCCACCTCAACGGCGACCTGAAGCAGGACGGCAGCACCGCCGACCTGATCTTCGACATCCCGACGCTCGTGTCCTACGTCTCGAGCGTGATGACGCTGCTCCCCGGCGACGTCATCCTCACCGGCACCCCCGAGGGTGTCGGTCCGATGGAGGTGGGCGACGAGGTCGAGATCTCGATCGCCGGCCTCGGCACTCTCACGAACAAGGTGGCCCAGCGTTGA
- a CDS encoding PP2C family protein-serine/threonine phosphatase, whose protein sequence is MARRPGRRLNAAPRGDAARLLDQAPCGLLTTDPDGRVLRANATFLRWTGRAASDVVGRRLVDLLMPGGRIFHETHYAPMLRLQGSVHELALDLRCADGTRLPVLVNAVLVGGGPAGDEAGEGPAEVHVALFEATERRRYEQDLLRARDEARTAEERARTLARTLQQTLVPPLPPQPVGLAIAAAYRPAGDGTQVGGDFYDVFPISPDEHVVVLGDVSGKGVDAAVVTSLVRNTVRALAVLHHRPSAVLADLNAVIESHETERFVTLVLMRLRREGDGSWRVTVGVGGHPPPILLRAGSAPAEIAVGGPLVGILGDQHYDEVELRLAAGEALVVYTDGVTEARGAEDYFGEQRLLAALDRLGPGEVGPVDVDAVVRGLTEEVVAFQGGDTHDDVAIVAVAPSA, encoded by the coding sequence GTGGCTCGACGACCGGGTCGCCGCCTGAACGCCGCGCCCCGGGGGGACGCCGCCCGGCTCCTCGACCAGGCCCCCTGCGGACTGCTCACGACCGACCCCGACGGTCGGGTGCTGCGGGCGAACGCGACGTTCCTGCGGTGGACCGGCCGGGCCGCCTCCGACGTGGTCGGCCGGCGGCTGGTGGACCTGCTGATGCCCGGGGGCCGGATCTTCCACGAGACCCACTACGCGCCGATGCTGCGGCTCCAGGGCTCGGTCCACGAGCTGGCCCTCGACCTGCGCTGCGCCGACGGCACCCGGCTGCCGGTGCTGGTCAACGCGGTGCTGGTGGGCGGCGGGCCGGCCGGCGACGAGGCCGGCGAGGGCCCGGCCGAGGTCCACGTGGCGCTGTTCGAGGCCACCGAGCGGCGCCGCTACGAGCAGGACCTGCTGCGTGCCCGCGACGAGGCGCGCACCGCCGAGGAACGGGCCCGGACGCTGGCGCGCACGCTCCAGCAGACCCTCGTGCCGCCCCTGCCGCCGCAGCCCGTCGGGCTGGCCATCGCGGCGGCGTACCGCCCGGCGGGCGACGGCACCCAGGTCGGCGGCGACTTCTACGACGTCTTCCCGATCTCGCCGGACGAGCACGTGGTGGTGCTCGGCGACGTGTCGGGCAAGGGCGTGGACGCCGCGGTGGTCACCTCGCTGGTGCGCAACACCGTCCGCGCGCTCGCCGTGCTGCACCACCGGCCCTCGGCGGTGCTGGCCGACCTCAACGCCGTGATCGAGTCCCACGAGACCGAGCGGTTCGTCACGCTGGTGCTGATGCGGCTGCGCCGCGAGGGCGACGGGTCCTGGCGGGTGACGGTGGGCGTGGGCGGGCACCCGCCGCCGATCCTGCTGCGGGCCGGCTCGGCGCCGGCGGAGATCGCCGTCGGCGGGCCGCTGGTGGGCATCCTCGGCGACCAGCACTACGACGAGGTCGAGCTGCGGCTCGCGGCGGGCGAGGCGCTGGTCGTCTACACCGACGGCGTGACCGAGGCGCGCGGGGCGGAGGACTACTTCGGCGAGCAGCGGCTCCTCGCGGCGCTGGACCGGCTCGGCCCGGGCGAGGTCGGCCCGGTCGACGTCGACGCGGTGGTCCGCGGCCTCACCGAGGAGGTCGTGGCGTTCCAGGGCGGGGACACCCACGACGACGTCGCCATCGTGGCGGTCGCCCCGTCGGCGTGA
- the gltX gene encoding glutamate--tRNA ligase: MAPSPTGSPHVGLARTALYNWAFARRHGGTFVFRIEDTDKERNTQESYDSLIDLMQWLGLSWDEGVIVGGPHGPYRQSERGDIYADVLARLRESSYTYDCFCTTEEVEARRKASGSKVMGYDGFCRELSAEQRSAFEAEGRAPVVRFRMPDGEITFDDLVRGEITFQTEHVPDFALARANGDPLYTLTAPVDDATMEITHVLRGEDLLSSTPRQIALFEGLKAIGVATTTPAYGHLPYVMGEGNKKLSKRDPQAHMALYREQGFLAEGLLNYLALLGWSIAPDRDVFTLAEMVEAFDIKDVNPNPARFDLKKAEAINAAQMRLLSIEEITERALPFLAEAGVVDVTSAADRQLLDLAMPLVAERINKLTEAVDMLGFLFVAEEDFTRDEADAAKLLDEKGVEVVRAAYDAVEPLGEWSTAAIQEALQASLVEQLGLKPRNAFGPVRVAVTGRRISPPLFESMELLGRERSLARLRSALG, translated from the coding sequence ATGGCCCCGTCCCCGACCGGCAGCCCCCACGTCGGCCTCGCCCGCACCGCCCTCTACAACTGGGCCTTCGCGCGCAGGCACGGCGGCACCTTCGTCTTCCGCATCGAGGACACCGACAAGGAGCGCAACACCCAGGAGTCCTACGACTCGCTCATCGACCTGATGCAGTGGCTCGGCCTCTCCTGGGACGAGGGCGTCATCGTCGGCGGCCCCCACGGCCCCTACCGGCAGTCCGAGCGCGGCGACATCTACGCCGACGTGCTCGCCCGGCTGCGGGAGTCCTCCTACACCTACGACTGCTTCTGCACCACCGAGGAGGTCGAGGCGCGCCGCAAGGCCAGCGGCTCCAAGGTGATGGGGTACGACGGCTTCTGCCGCGAGCTCTCCGCCGAGCAGCGCTCCGCCTTCGAGGCCGAGGGCCGCGCGCCGGTCGTCCGGTTCCGGATGCCCGACGGCGAGATCACCTTCGACGACCTCGTCCGCGGCGAGATCACCTTCCAGACCGAGCACGTGCCGGACTTCGCCCTGGCCCGCGCCAACGGCGACCCGCTCTACACCCTGACCGCGCCGGTCGACGACGCGACGATGGAGATCACCCACGTGCTGCGCGGGGAGGACCTGCTCTCCAGCACGCCCCGCCAGATCGCGCTCTTCGAGGGCCTCAAGGCGATCGGCGTGGCCACGACCACCCCCGCCTACGGCCACCTGCCCTACGTCATGGGGGAGGGCAACAAGAAGCTCTCCAAGCGCGACCCGCAGGCGCACATGGCGCTCTACCGCGAGCAGGGCTTCCTCGCCGAGGGCCTGCTCAACTACCTCGCGCTGCTGGGCTGGTCGATCGCCCCCGACCGCGACGTCTTCACCCTCGCGGAGATGGTCGAGGCCTTCGACATCAAGGACGTCAACCCCAACCCGGCCCGCTTCGACCTGAAGAAGGCCGAGGCGATCAACGCCGCGCAGATGCGGCTGCTCTCGATCGAGGAGATCACCGAGCGGGCGCTGCCGTTCCTCGCCGAGGCCGGCGTCGTCGACGTCACCTCCGCGGCCGACCGGCAGCTGCTCGACCTGGCGATGCCGCTGGTGGCCGAGCGGATCAACAAGCTCACCGAGGCCGTCGACATGCTCGGGTTCCTCTTCGTCGCCGAGGAGGACTTCACCCGCGACGAGGCCGACGCCGCCAAGCTGCTGGACGAGAAGGGCGTCGAGGTCGTCCGGGCGGCGTACGACGCCGTCGAGCCGCTCGGGGAGTGGAGCACCGCCGCGATCCAGGAGGCGCTCCAGGCCAGCCTGGTCGAGCAGCTCGGCCTCAAGCCGCGCAACGCCTTCGGCCCGGTCCGCGTCGCGGTGACCGGCCGGCGGATCTCGCCCCCGCTTTTCGAGTCCATGGAGCTGCTCGGCCGCGAGCGCAGCCTGGCCCGACTCCGCTCCGCCCTGGGCTGA
- a CDS encoding 3-methyladenine DNA glycosylase, producing MEVQVLATAEWQARAAKHAARVDAFVAPHLARRESRVKHPVHDFLFTYYSQRPAQLRRWHPGFGVGLAVGEDGRPEHAGLKGYTVVDGVVPVVTVDEAYVASQRPLLEALRTLLSATQGRPANFGCFGMHEWAMVYRLADDETRHADWPLRLGGEGTDAVVESHRIACSHFDAYRFFTEPARPLNTLRPTSADRPAFEQPACLHAGMDLYKHAFRLTPMIDSDLVADCFELARDIRELDMRAAPYDLRELGFEPVRVETPEGKQEYVAAQRAFAERGAPLRARLLAACERLLAVAGSAGTTAGTG from the coding sequence GTGGAGGTGCAGGTGCTGGCGACCGCCGAGTGGCAGGCGCGGGCCGCGAAGCACGCGGCGCGGGTCGATGCCTTCGTCGCGCCCCACCTCGCCCGGCGCGAGTCTCGGGTCAAGCACCCGGTGCACGACTTCCTGTTCACCTACTACTCCCAGCGACCCGCCCAGCTGCGCCGCTGGCACCCCGGCTTCGGCGTGGGCCTCGCCGTGGGCGAGGACGGCCGCCCGGAGCACGCCGGGCTCAAGGGCTACACGGTCGTGGACGGCGTCGTCCCGGTGGTCACCGTCGACGAGGCGTACGTCGCCTCGCAGCGCCCGCTGCTGGAGGCGCTGCGCACGCTGCTGAGCGCCACGCAGGGGCGGCCCGCGAACTTCGGCTGCTTCGGGATGCACGAGTGGGCGATGGTCTACCGCCTCGCCGACGACGAGACCCGGCACGCCGACTGGCCGCTGCGCCTCGGCGGCGAGGGCACCGACGCGGTCGTGGAGTCCCACCGGATCGCCTGCTCGCACTTCGACGCCTACCGGTTCTTCACCGAGCCGGCCCGCCCGCTCAACACGCTGCGGCCGACCAGCGCCGACCGGCCGGCCTTCGAGCAGCCGGCCTGCCTGCACGCCGGCATGGACCTCTACAAGCACGCCTTCCGGCTCACGCCGATGATCGACTCCGACCTGGTCGCGGACTGCTTCGAGCTGGCACGCGACATCCGCGAGCTGGACATGCGGGCGGCGCCGTACGACCTGCGCGAGCTGGGCTTCGAGCCGGTCCGCGTCGAGACCCCCGAGGGCAAGCAGGAGTACGTCGCCGCGCAGCGCGCCTTCGCCGAGCGCGGCGCTCCCCTGCGCGCCCGGCTGCTCGCCGCCTGCGAGCGACTGCTGGCCGTCGCCGGGTCCGCGGGGACCACCGCCGGGACCGGGTAG
- a CDS encoding pyridoxal phosphate-dependent decarboxylase family protein, whose translation MPPASPSLQHARDTSHLFHPDHLEEFLASMRLGLEHLAGALTAQSAQAGPATGVLPEQAAKVVADVDLDRPLGDTGAALAEMSRVWLDDAVWFHDPAYVAHLNCPVVVPALLAELFVSSVNSSLDTFDQSVGGTFVERHLIDWTAGRIGFGATADGIFTSGGTQSNLQGLHLARDAALAAGHAIADLQVLASADGHFSVQKAAKLLGLSPDAVVTVAVDADHRMDPAALSRALTGVRAAGRVPMAVVATAGTTDFGAIDPLPAVAALAEAHGAWLHVDAAYGGGLLTSARLRPRLAGIERADSVTVDYHKTWFQPVSASALLVRDSRHLRHVTWHADYLNPKDPEGTGHPNQVDKSLQTTRRFDALKLWLTLRVMGPDTIGGYVEDVVDLATAVGDRLAHHPELELAATPQLSTVVFRYRPAGLTEDTADLLAGRIRSTLYERGTAMVAATKVAGRCWLKLTLLNPMASVTDVLAVTDAVAALGRELTAEVAA comes from the coding sequence GTGCCCCCAGCCTCGCCGTCGCTGCAGCATGCCCGCGACACCTCTCACCTGTTCCACCCCGACCACCTCGAGGAGTTCCTCGCGAGCATGCGGCTCGGCCTCGAGCACCTCGCCGGAGCCCTCACCGCCCAGTCCGCGCAGGCCGGCCCGGCCACCGGCGTCCTGCCGGAGCAGGCCGCGAAGGTCGTCGCCGACGTCGACCTCGACCGCCCCCTCGGCGACACCGGCGCCGCGCTCGCGGAGATGAGCCGGGTCTGGCTCGACGACGCGGTCTGGTTCCACGACCCGGCGTACGTCGCCCACCTCAACTGCCCGGTCGTCGTCCCGGCCCTGCTGGCCGAGCTGTTCGTCTCCTCGGTCAACTCCTCCCTCGACACCTTCGACCAGAGCGTCGGCGGCACGTTCGTCGAGCGGCACCTGATCGACTGGACCGCCGGGCGGATCGGCTTCGGCGCGACCGCGGACGGCATCTTCACCAGCGGCGGGACGCAGTCGAACCTCCAGGGCCTCCACCTGGCGCGCGACGCCGCACTGGCGGCCGGCCACGCGATCGCGGACCTCCAGGTGCTGGCCTCCGCCGACGGGCACTTCAGCGTGCAGAAGGCCGCCAAGCTGCTCGGCCTCTCCCCCGACGCGGTCGTCACCGTCGCGGTCGACGCCGACCACCGGATGGACCCCGCCGCGCTGAGCCGCGCGCTCACCGGCGTCCGCGCGGCCGGGCGGGTGCCGATGGCGGTCGTCGCCACGGCCGGCACGACCGACTTCGGCGCGATCGACCCGTTGCCCGCCGTCGCCGCCCTCGCCGAGGCGCACGGCGCGTGGCTGCACGTCGACGCGGCGTACGGCGGCGGCCTGCTCACCTCCGCCCGGCTGCGGCCGCGGCTGGCCGGCATCGAGCGGGCCGACTCGGTGACGGTGGACTACCACAAGACGTGGTTCCAGCCGGTCTCCGCCAGTGCCCTGCTGGTGCGCGACTCCCGCCACCTCCGGCACGTCACCTGGCACGCGGACTACCTCAACCCCAAGGACCCTGAGGGCACAGGGCACCCCAACCAGGTCGACAAGAGCCTGCAGACCACCCGCCGCTTCGACGCGCTCAAGCTGTGGCTGACGCTGCGGGTGATGGGCCCCGACACCATCGGCGGGTACGTCGAGGACGTCGTCGACCTCGCCACCGCCGTCGGCGACCGCCTCGCCCACCACCCCGAGCTCGAGCTCGCCGCGACGCCGCAGCTCTCCACGGTGGTCTTCCGCTACCGCCCCGCCGGGCTGACCGAGGACACCGCCGACCTGCTCGCCGGCCGGATCCGCTCGACGCTCTACGAGCGCGGGACCGCGATGGTCGCCGCGACCAAGGTGGCGGGCCGCTGCTGGCTCAAGCTGACCCTGCTCAACCCGATGGCGAGCGTCACCGACGTCCTCGCCGTCACCGACGCGGTCGCCGCACTCGGCCGCGAGCTGACCGCGGAGGTGGCCGCATGA
- a CDS encoding LCP family protein yields the protein MAERTHRRTVWRVVLVTQLCLALVTGIAVALVYRHVDRRIDEGAPISHAGGVERAEPRLPTSALNVVVLGTDERACEGCGIDREAGGGGADVTMLLHVADGRRAAYGISIPRDTLVDRPDCRVDGEVVPGVAGAAWNEALAVGGPACAVAQVEAVTGIYVDHYVVVDFGGFKEMVDAVDGVEVCIPEEIDDDEHNIHLDAGTQVLDGEDSLAYVRQRTSTPNADLGRMRRQQAFIASMVAKVLSARTLARPDRLVSFASAVAGSIQTDPELASVSEIVDLAASLRQGRLGKIRFVTAPVVELPRDDPNWGRVELTSEADELWRRVAADQPLGELGRGASSGRRPGGSRADAAANGLCS from the coding sequence GTGGCCGAACGCACGCACCGCCGAACCGTCTGGCGGGTCGTCCTCGTCACCCAGCTCTGCCTGGCCCTGGTGACCGGGATCGCGGTTGCCCTGGTCTACCGCCACGTCGACCGCCGCATCGACGAGGGTGCGCCGATCAGCCACGCCGGCGGCGTGGAGCGCGCCGAGCCGCGGCTGCCGACCAGCGCCCTCAACGTCGTGGTCCTCGGCACCGACGAGCGGGCGTGCGAGGGCTGCGGGATCGACCGCGAGGCGGGGGGCGGCGGCGCCGACGTGACCATGCTGCTCCACGTCGCCGACGGCCGCCGCGCGGCGTACGGCATCTCGATCCCCCGCGACACCCTGGTCGACCGGCCGGACTGCCGGGTCGACGGCGAGGTGGTCCCCGGGGTCGCCGGCGCGGCCTGGAACGAGGCGCTCGCCGTCGGCGGCCCGGCCTGCGCCGTGGCCCAGGTCGAGGCCGTCACCGGCATCTACGTCGACCACTACGTGGTGGTCGACTTCGGCGGCTTCAAGGAGATGGTGGACGCCGTCGACGGCGTCGAGGTCTGCATCCCCGAGGAGATCGACGACGACGAGCACAACATCCACCTCGATGCCGGCACGCAGGTGCTCGACGGCGAGGACTCCCTGGCCTACGTCCGGCAGCGCACGTCGACCCCGAACGCCGACCTCGGCCGGATGCGACGCCAGCAGGCCTTCATCGCCTCGATGGTCGCCAAGGTGCTCTCCGCCCGGACCCTCGCCCGCCCCGACCGGCTGGTGTCGTTCGCGAGCGCCGTGGCCGGGTCGATCCAGACCGATCCGGAGCTGGCGAGCGTCTCGGAGATCGTCGACCTGGCCGCCTCCCTGCGCCAGGGGAGGCTCGGGAAGATCCGCTTCGTCACCGCGCCGGTCGTGGAGCTGCCCCGCGACGACCCGAACTGGGGCCGCGTGGAGCTGACCTCGGAGGCCGACGAGCTGTGGCGTCGCGTCGCCGCCGACCAGCCCCTCGGCGAGCTCGGCCGCGGCGCGAGCAGCGGCCGCCGCCCCGGTGGCTCGCGGGCCGACGCCGCCGCCAACGGTCTCTGCTCCTGA